One Pseudanabaena sp. ABRG5-3 DNA segment encodes these proteins:
- a CDS encoding ABC transporter ATP-binding protein has translation MTTKTRPLHRKSFKHNLRSHLRSQAFQRAADAPDLPATPFRFVWYFVSQFRWWYVAMVALEALHAICGIMLPFAIGEIMRGVTRASQHGAGIEAIWNPFILFACLSIGEVIFGKTSGLVMILLQPVLRQHVARNLYGYLQHHSHRYISNSFAGALAHRIGETSLGVARTLYSLIFDFMPVGIVMTVAIALLARVNSGLALFVGIWAFSFVSVSYWLASRSRPYELAASSARSETIGQIVDTVTNLSSVRLFARLGFERKYLRDRHVVELKDVRRANWYSERVKLFQFVAGAALKIGTLYYALTLWSQGKIEVADFVMASSIALLIISEAKNLSRRFLEFFEHIGNVSNGVYTIIQPHEIIDHDRPISHSITQGKIEFRDVNFSYSDDKKVFDHLSITIESGQRVGLVGLSGSGKSTFVNLVLRLFDPQSGQILIDGEEIRDISQESLHAQISLIPQDPSLFHRTLLENIRYGRLEATDQEVVEAARKANAHEFIQQIREGYDSMVGERGVKLSGGQRQRIAIARVILKDAPILILDEATSSLDSITERAIQDTLDKEMNGKTVIVVAHRLSTISHLDRILVFHHGKIVEDGSHTDLLALKGAYHRLWQMQAGGFLPENLSDENFANKAPNNGATNGFQIGAIASPTNHQSSVISELVQD, from the coding sequence ATGACCACAAAAACTCGTCCGTTACATCGCAAAAGTTTCAAACATAATTTGCGATCGCACCTCAGATCCCAAGCCTTCCAACGCGCTGCCGATGCTCCCGATCTACCAGCGACTCCTTTCCGTTTTGTCTGGTATTTTGTCAGCCAATTTCGTTGGTGGTATGTGGCGATGGTGGCTCTTGAAGCGCTCCATGCCATTTGTGGGATTATGCTCCCCTTTGCGATCGGCGAAATTATGCGAGGTGTCACTAGAGCTAGTCAGCATGGCGCAGGGATAGAAGCGATTTGGAATCCTTTTATTTTGTTCGCCTGTTTAAGCATTGGTGAAGTGATCTTTGGCAAAACCTCTGGGCTAGTGATGATCTTGCTACAGCCCGTTTTGCGGCAGCACGTAGCCCGAAATCTTTATGGCTATTTACAGCACCATTCCCATCGCTACATTAGCAATAGTTTCGCAGGAGCCTTAGCCCATCGCATTGGCGAAACTTCCCTTGGCGTTGCCCGCACTCTATATTCGCTCATTTTCGATTTCATGCCTGTGGGCATTGTGATGACAGTGGCGATCGCTCTACTAGCTCGCGTAAATTCAGGGCTAGCCCTATTTGTAGGAATTTGGGCTTTCTCCTTTGTTTCTGTTTCCTATTGGCTTGCCTCCCGCAGTCGTCCCTACGAGCTAGCCGCATCCTCCGCTAGGAGCGAAACGATCGGACAGATTGTCGATACTGTGACTAATCTCAGTAGTGTGCGTTTATTTGCCCGATTGGGTTTTGAGCGCAAGTATTTACGCGATCGCCATGTAGTCGAACTCAAGGATGTGAGACGGGCAAACTGGTATTCGGAGCGTGTAAAACTGTTCCAATTTGTTGCAGGAGCCGCCCTGAAAATTGGGACGCTTTACTATGCCCTGACCCTATGGAGTCAAGGAAAGATTGAAGTTGCCGATTTTGTAATGGCAAGTAGCATTGCGCTCTTAATTATTTCTGAAGCGAAGAATTTAAGTCGTCGCTTTTTAGAATTTTTTGAGCATATTGGCAATGTCAGCAATGGAGTTTATACGATTATCCAACCCCATGAAATCATCGATCACGATCGCCCAATATCTCATTCCATTACCCAAGGCAAAATCGAATTTCGGGACGTGAACTTCAGCTATTCCGATGACAAGAAAGTTTTTGATCATCTCTCAATTACGATTGAGTCAGGGCAAAGAGTCGGACTAGTTGGCTTGTCTGGTTCGGGTAAATCCACTTTTGTAAATTTAGTATTGCGCCTTTTCGATCCGCAATCTGGACAAATTCTCATTGATGGCGAAGAGATTCGCGACATCAGCCAAGAATCTCTCCATGCCCAGATCAGTCTCATTCCTCAAGATCCATCGCTATTTCATCGCACTCTCCTCGAAAATATTCGCTATGGGCGCTTAGAAGCAACCGATCAGGAAGTAGTCGAAGCTGCAAGAAAAGCTAATGCCCATGAATTTATCCAACAAATTCGCGAAGGATATGACTCGATGGTGGGAGAACGTGGCGTAAAGCTATCAGGTGGTCAGCGTCAAAGAATTGCGATCGCCAGAGTCATTCTCAAAGATGCGCCAATTCTGATTCTCGATGAAGCGACTTCGAGCCTTGATTCGATTACCGAACGCGCCATACAAGACACTCTCGACAAAGAAATGAACGGTAAAACCGTAATTGTCGTAGCGCACCGTCTTTCCACAATTTCCCATCTAGATCGGATTTTAGTATTCCATCACGGAAAAATAGTTGAAGATGGTTCCCATACTGACTTGTTAGCACTAAAAGGTGCATACCATCGTCTATGGCAGATGCAAGCAGGCGGATTCTTGCCTGAAAATCTGAGCGATGAAAATTTTGCCAATAAAGCTCCAAATAACGGTGCTACAAACGGTTTTCAAATTGGTGCGATCGCATCTCCTACTAATCATCAATCTTCAGTAATTTCAGAGTTAGTTCAAGATTAG
- a CDS encoding aliphatic sulfonate ABC transporter substrate-binding protein, which translates to MKELPPLFKVFTRPDQVQKIKMRSLLFSAAYSLVLSTTLIGCGSTPTASTSTDSKTGSTSPNAKTTEASKPAASGEKKVIRIVRSKQLTALAVLEKQGTLEKAFQPLGYEVKWAEFAAGPQQLEALNANGLDIASTAESPPIFSQAAGSPLVYIGATASNGKPVALLVGKDSPIKSVQDLKGKKIAFQKASIGHYLAVKAFEKEGLSTSDFESVFLPPADASAAFSQGKVDGWFIWDPFITRTELSGVGRVLIDGEKLRDTRNFYTTTRKYYEGNKEAIKLFFEELEKADAFVKANPKEVAALLTDVTKVEAPILEKMHAKYEYGLRPITEDIIKEQERVAEFWFKYKLIPNKPDVRAGFLKPEEYDYITPKNVLALAKETKS; encoded by the coding sequence ATGAAAGAACTGCCTCCATTGTTTAAGGTCTTTACTCGCCCTGATCAAGTTCAAAAAATTAAAATGCGATCGCTATTATTTTCCGCCGCCTATAGTCTCGTTTTATCCACTACTTTAATTGGTTGCGGTTCCACTCCTACAGCCTCAACTTCAACCGATTCTAAAACTGGATCAACATCGCCTAACGCAAAAACTACTGAAGCCAGCAAGCCTGCTGCTAGCGGAGAGAAAAAAGTTATTCGGATTGTACGTTCTAAACAGCTCACAGCGTTAGCAGTTTTAGAGAAACAAGGCACATTAGAAAAAGCCTTTCAACCCCTCGGCTATGAAGTAAAATGGGCGGAATTTGCCGCAGGTCCTCAACAACTCGAAGCCTTGAATGCTAATGGTCTTGATATTGCCTCTACTGCCGAATCACCTCCAATATTCTCCCAAGCCGCAGGTAGTCCATTAGTTTATATTGGTGCAACTGCTAGTAATGGTAAACCTGTAGCTCTTTTAGTTGGAAAAGATTCACCAATCAAAAGCGTTCAAGATCTTAAAGGCAAAAAAATTGCTTTCCAAAAAGCTTCCATTGGTCACTATTTAGCGGTTAAAGCCTTTGAAAAAGAAGGATTATCAACGAGTGACTTTGAATCTGTCTTTTTACCTCCCGCCGATGCCAGTGCTGCTTTTAGTCAAGGCAAAGTTGATGGTTGGTTTATTTGGGATCCATTTATCACCCGCACTGAACTAAGTGGAGTTGGACGAGTATTGATTGACGGAGAAAAGCTCCGTGATACTCGTAACTTCTATACTACAACTCGTAAGTATTACGAAGGTAATAAAGAAGCAATTAAACTTTTCTTTGAAGAATTGGAAAAGGCTGATGCTTTTGTCAAAGCTAATCCTAAAGAAGTGGCAGCACTTTTAACAGATGTCACTAAAGTCGAAGCTCCCATTCTCGAAAAAATGCACGCTAAGTATGAGTATGGTCTACGTCCGATTACAGAGGATATTATTAAAGAACAGGAAAGAGTTGCAGAATTTTGGTTTAAATATAAGCTAATTCCTAATAAACCCGATGTCCGTGCTGGGTTTCTAAAACCTGAAGAATACGATTACATCACACCTAAGAATGTACTTGCTCTAGCCAAAGAAACTAAGTCTTAA
- a CDS encoding TauD/TfdA dioxygenase family protein: MTVTISNPSTTNQDFKITPLDAPLGAVVTGLDASKPVDPATILRLKQAHRNYHILIFKNQKLTDEQLKNFAYYFGDLFVPLDETPVLASKVGFTPVVIPVANIEGGFTGTGELSFHSDHQWTPYPSSGSFLYAEEVTTKGGETAWLNLNLAYEALDDVTKERIKDLQLITYNPFVRTPDSPRRLYRTDTTTPLVAPVFPHPLVRTHPESGLKILSLGYETEVSLVGVDPEEGSALISQLRQHLNQPKFYYEHKWSVGDIVYWDNQSTLHRRNAFDPSERRVLKRISLGGSRPF; encoded by the coding sequence ATGACTGTCACAATTTCTAACCCTTCTACCACTAATCAAGATTTCAAAATCACTCCCTTAGATGCACCTTTAGGCGCAGTGGTTACGGGCTTAGATGCTAGCAAACCCGTCGATCCCGCCACGATTTTGCGACTGAAACAAGCCCATCGTAACTACCACATTCTCATTTTCAAAAACCAGAAACTAACCGATGAGCAATTAAAGAACTTTGCTTATTACTTCGGCGATTTGTTTGTTCCCCTTGATGAGACTCCTGTACTCGCTTCTAAAGTGGGTTTTACACCTGTAGTCATCCCTGTGGCAAATATTGAAGGCGGTTTTACAGGGACGGGTGAACTCAGTTTCCATTCCGATCATCAATGGACTCCCTATCCTTCTAGTGGTTCATTTCTCTATGCTGAAGAAGTGACCACTAAGGGTGGTGAGACGGCTTGGCTCAATCTCAACCTTGCCTACGAAGCTTTGGATGATGTAACTAAAGAACGCATTAAAGATTTACAATTGATCACTTACAATCCCTTTGTGCGGACTCCTGACTCACCCCGACGCTTATACCGTACTGACACTACTACACCACTAGTCGCGCCTGTATTTCCTCATCCTCTAGTCCGCACTCATCCTGAAAGTGGATTGAAAATTCTTAGCCTTGGCTATGAGACAGAAGTATCCTTAGTAGGAGTCGATCCAGAGGAAGGTTCGGCGCTAATTTCCCAATTGCGTCAGCATCTCAATCAACCCAAGTTCTATTACGAGCATAAATGGTCTGTCGGCGACATTGTGTATTGGGATAACCAGTCAACTTTGCATCGTCGTAACGCTTTCGACCCTAGTGAGCGCCGTGTTTTAAAGCGTATCAGCCTTGGTGGTAGCCGTCCATTTTAA
- a CDS encoding sulfonate ABC transporter substrate-binding protein: MVTLFHQVKQQKVSIFQRFALFVTPSLLAVSTVLSSCATSTNQSITASTTSPSKNETKTAAIKIKVLRLGYQTAGDIVKVKGVLEKRLEPLGVKVEWSQFAAGPQLMEALNVGKIDLGSVGETPPIFAQAAGSSLVYVSGRRPSEGKGSAIIVQKDSPIKSVADLKGQKVVFQKGSASHYLLIKALDEVGLKYSDIQAVTLPPVDAREAFIQGRIDAWVTWDPYLAFVQSKAEARVLRDANKIATQGGFYIASRTFATENPEVLRIILEEIDKNGDWAESNRPEVVKLVAPILKIDPQIYEVVSGRASYRLRAITPQVLEEQQRIADLFTQEKVIPKKIDIKDAALTPEQYEAITPDTLKTAVKN, translated from the coding sequence ATGGTTACGTTATTTCATCAAGTTAAACAGCAGAAAGTCTCTATTTTTCAAAGATTTGCTCTATTTGTAACTCCTAGTTTACTAGCGGTCTCAACCGTTTTAAGCAGTTGTGCTACTTCTACAAATCAATCTATAACAGCCTCCACTACATCACCATCTAAGAATGAAACAAAAACTGCTGCGATCAAAATCAAAGTATTAAGGTTGGGATATCAAACGGCTGGTGATATCGTCAAGGTCAAAGGAGTCCTTGAAAAGCGGCTTGAGCCATTAGGTGTGAAGGTAGAGTGGTCACAGTTTGCCGCAGGTCCTCAACTGATGGAAGCTCTTAATGTGGGCAAAATTGATTTAGGCTCCGTGGGTGAGACACCACCAATTTTTGCTCAAGCCGCAGGTTCCTCTCTGGTGTACGTTTCAGGTCGTAGACCTAGCGAAGGTAAGGGAAGTGCGATTATTGTTCAGAAAGATTCACCCATCAAAAGTGTTGCCGACCTCAAGGGACAAAAAGTTGTTTTTCAGAAGGGTTCCGCTTCCCATTATCTATTAATCAAGGCCTTGGATGAAGTAGGTCTGAAGTATAGCGATATTCAGGCTGTCACCTTGCCTCCTGTGGATGCGAGAGAAGCATTTATTCAAGGTCGCATTGATGCTTGGGTGACGTGGGATCCCTATTTGGCTTTTGTGCAGTCAAAAGCTGAAGCTCGTGTGCTTAGGGATGCTAATAAGATCGCAACTCAAGGTGGATTTTATATTGCGTCGCGGACTTTTGCCACGGAAAATCCTGAAGTATTGCGGATTATTTTGGAGGAAATTGACAAAAATGGTGACTGGGCAGAATCAAATCGTCCTGAAGTTGTGAAGTTAGTTGCTCCAATTCTAAAAATCGATCCTCAAATTTATGAAGTTGTCTCTGGACGGGCAAGTTACCGCTTGCGGGCAATTACTCCTCAAGTACTCGAGGAGCAGCAAAGGATTGCAGATTTGTTTACTCAAGAGAAGGTGATTCCCAAGAAAATTGATATCAAGGATGCTGCTTTGACTCCTGAACAATATGAGGCGATTACACCCGATACCCTTAAGACAGCAGTTAAGAATTGA
- a CDS encoding NIL domain-containing protein codes for MTVDTRSITKDIKVRIPEDLHGEPVISNLISQHGVTVNIVSATLGINAGSGWFHLSLKGAYAQIQTAIAYLNDLDIEIWEDNSEENTSL; via the coding sequence ATGACTGTCGATACTCGTTCTATAACTAAAGATATCAAGGTTCGTATTCCCGAAGATTTACATGGTGAACCTGTAATTTCAAATTTGATTTCACAGCATGGTGTGACCGTAAACATTGTGTCTGCGACCCTAGGTATCAATGCTGGCAGTGGCTGGTTTCATCTCAGCCTCAAAGGGGCTTATGCCCAAATCCAAACTGCGATCGCCTACTTGAACGATTTAGATATTGAAATTTGGGAAGATAACAGTGAGGAAAATACATCTCTATAA
- the cysW gene encoding sulfate ABC transporter permease subunit CysW translates to MANLDNSVNNFESDHSQNSSQPTKIPQKKSFAPAILIAIAFLYLGLVLLLPAANVFVTAFSKGFSPILEAMKRPDFQNAIKLTVSLAVIALPLNTIFGLSAAWAIARNKFPGKALLLSIIDLPFSISPVVAGLMIVLLYGRLGWFGSWLEANDIKVVFAFPGMLLATIFVSMPFIAREVIPVLDEMGTDQEEAARTLGASDWQIFWKVVLPNIRWGLLYGLVLTNARAMGEFGAVSVVSGNIAAKTQSLPLFVEESYKQYETEVAYSAAVLLALLAVVTLILKEILERRTHNSNSRE, encoded by the coding sequence ATGGCTAATTTGGATAATTCTGTAAATAATTTTGAGAGCGATCACTCTCAAAATTCATCGCAACCAACTAAAATCCCTCAGAAGAAAAGCTTTGCTCCTGCAATCTTAATTGCGATCGCTTTTCTTTATCTTGGACTGGTGCTGCTTCTACCTGCGGCTAATGTATTTGTCACTGCTTTTAGCAAAGGCTTTAGTCCGATTCTTGAAGCGATGAAACGTCCTGATTTCCAAAATGCGATCAAGCTAACTGTTTCTCTGGCTGTTATTGCTTTGCCTCTAAATACTATTTTTGGCTTAAGTGCTGCTTGGGCGATCGCTCGTAATAAGTTTCCGGGCAAGGCTCTTTTACTTAGTATCATCGATCTTCCTTTCTCGATCTCTCCTGTGGTTGCGGGTTTGATGATTGTTTTGCTGTACGGCCGACTTGGTTGGTTTGGCTCTTGGTTAGAGGCTAATGATATTAAAGTAGTATTTGCTTTTCCTGGTATGTTACTTGCCACGATTTTTGTCAGTATGCCTTTTATTGCTCGTGAAGTAATTCCTGTTCTTGATGAAATGGGGACGGATCAAGAGGAGGCGGCTCGCACTCTTGGCGCAAGTGATTGGCAGATTTTCTGGAAGGTTGTTCTACCTAATATTCGTTGGGGGCTTCTCTATGGTTTGGTTTTGACTAATGCTCGTGCTATGGGTGAGTTTGGTGCGGTATCTGTGGTCTCTGGTAATATTGCCGCTAAGACTCAGAGTTTGCCTCTCTTTGTTGAGGAGTCTTACAAACAATATGAAACGGAGGTGGCTTATTCGGCTGCTGTTCTCCTTGCTCTCTTGGCTGTTGTTACTTTGATTCTTAAGGAAATTCTCGAACGTAGAACTCACAATTCTAATTCTCGTGAGTAA
- the cysT gene encoding sulfate ABC transporter permease subunit CysT, whose translation MVTITPPSPPQRRKSNPILKILSKIPWTWIITIVYLALLLILPIAAMLTKASSEPFESFWKTATSPIALSSYEITFVTAFAAAAINGVFGTLIAWVLVRYEFFGKRFLEAVVDLPFALPTAVAGLTLATVYSEKGWIGSLFAPMGIKIAFTRIGVWIAMMFISLPFIVRTVQPVLTELEKEIEEAAWSLGASKIQTFIQVILPPLTPAILTGVALGFSRAVGEYGSTVIIASNTPFRDLITPILIFQRLEQYDYVGATVIGVVMLAISFVSLLAINLLQAWSKRYG comes from the coding sequence ATGGTAACGATAACTCCTCCATCGCCGCCTCAGAGACGGAAATCCAACCCTATACTAAAAATTCTATCGAAAATCCCTTGGACATGGATCATCACCATCGTCTATCTAGCCTTGCTACTGATACTACCAATCGCCGCCATGCTCACCAAAGCATCCAGCGAACCCTTCGAGAGCTTCTGGAAAACCGCCACCAGCCCGATCGCCCTATCTAGTTACGAAATTACTTTCGTCACTGCCTTCGCCGCCGCCGCCATCAACGGAGTATTTGGAACCTTAATCGCATGGGTGCTCGTAAGGTATGAATTCTTCGGTAAACGATTTCTCGAAGCGGTTGTCGATTTACCCTTTGCTCTACCCACTGCTGTGGCAGGACTAACCCTAGCCACAGTCTATAGCGAGAAAGGCTGGATTGGGTCACTATTTGCGCCGATGGGCATCAAGATTGCCTTTACTCGTATCGGCGTTTGGATCGCCATGATGTTTATCTCTCTACCCTTCATCGTCAGAACTGTTCAACCTGTTCTCACTGAGCTAGAAAAAGAAATCGAAGAAGCGGCTTGGTCTCTTGGCGCATCAAAAATCCAGACTTTTATCCAAGTAATTCTGCCTCCGCTAACACCTGCAATCTTGACAGGGGTAGCTCTTGGGTTTTCACGTGCTGTTGGTGAATATGGCTCAACGGTGATTATTGCATCTAATACTCCGTTTAGGGATCTAATCACCCCTATTTTGATCTTTCAACGTTTGGAACAGTATGACTATGTAGGAGCAACGGTAATTGGGGTAGTGATGTTAGCTATATCCTTTGTGAGTCTCCTCGCTATTAATCTCTTACAGGCTTGGAGTAAACGATATGGCTAA